One genomic segment of Tursiops truncatus isolate mTurTru1 chromosome 11, mTurTru1.mat.Y, whole genome shotgun sequence includes these proteins:
- the PRPH gene encoding peripherin isoform X2 produces MSHPSGLRSGVSSTYYRRTFGPPPSLSPGALSYSSSSRFSSSRLLGSASPGSSVRLGSFRSPRAAAGALLRLPSERLDFSMAEALNQEFLATRSNEKQELQELNDRFANFIEKVRFLEQQNAALRGELSQARGQEPARADQLCQQELRELRRELELLGRERDRVQVERDGLAEDLAALKQRLEEETRKREDAEHSLVLFRKDVDDATLSRLELERKIESLMDEIEFLKKLHEEELRDLQMSVESQQVQQVEVEATVKPELTAALRDIRAQYESIAAKNLQEAEEWYKSKYADLSDAANRNHEALRQAKQEMNESRRQIQSLTCEVDGLRGTNEALLRQLRELEEQFALEAGGYQAGTARLEEELRQLKEEMARHLREYQELLNVKMALDIEIATYRKLLEGEESRISVPVHSFASLSIKTTVPEVEPPQESHSRKMVLIKTIETRDGEQVVTESHKEQHSELDKSSTHSY; encoded by the exons ATGAGCCACCCGTCGGGCCTCCGGTCCGGCGTCAGTTCCACCTACTACCGCCGCACCTTCGGGCCACCGCCCTCGCTGTCCCCGGGGGCCCTCTCCTACTCTTCCAGCTCCCGCTTCTCGAGCAGCCGCCTGCTGGGCTCGGCGTCCCCCGGCTCCTCCGTGCGCCTAGGCAGTTTCCGCAGTCCCCGGGCGGCCGCGGGCGCCCTCCTGCGCCTGCCCTCGGAGCGCCTCGACTTCTCCATGGCCGAGGCCCTCAACCAGGAGTTCCTggccacgcgcagcaacgagAAGCAGGAGCTGCAGGAGCTCAACGACCGCTTCGCCAACTTCATCGAGAAGGTGCGCTTCCTGGAGCAGCAGAACGCGGCCTTGCGCGGGGAGCTGAGCCAGGCCCGGGGCCAGGAGCCGGCGCGCGCCGACCAGCTGTGCCAGCAGGAGCTGCGCGAGCTGCGGAGGGAGCTAGAGCTGCTGGGCCGCGAGCGAGACCGGGTGCAGGTGGAGCGCGACGGGCTGGCGGAGGACCTGGCGGCGCTCAAGCAGAG GCTGGAGGAGGAGACTCGCAAGCGCGAGGATGCGGAGCACAGCCTCGTGCTTTTCCGTAAG GACGTGGACGACGCCACCCTGTCCCGCCTGGAGCTAGAGCGCAAGATTGAGTCTCTGATGGATGAGATTGAGTTCCTCAAGAAGCTGCACGAGGAG GAGCTGAGAGACCTGCAGATGAGCGTGGAGAGCCAGCAGGTGCAGCAGGTCGAGGTGGAGGCGACCGTGAAGCCCGAGCTGACGGCGGCGCTGAGGGACATCCGTGCCCAGTACGAGAGCATCGCAGCGAAGAACCTGCAGGAAGCAGAAGAGTGGTACAAGTCCAAG TACGCGGACCTGTCTGACGCCGCCAACCGGAACCACGAGGCCCTGCGCCAGGCCAAGCAGGAGATGAACGAGTCGCGACGCCAGATCCAGAGCCTGACGTGCGAGGTGGATGGGCTTCGCGGCACG aacGAGGCGCTGCTCAGACAGCTGCGGGAGCTGGAGGAGCAGTTTGCCCTGGAAGCCGGCGGGTACCAGGCGGGCACCGCACGGCTCGAGGAGGAGCTGCGGCAGCTAAAGGAGGAGATGGCGCGACACCTGCGAGAGTACCAGGAGCTCCTCAACGTCAAGATGGCCCTGGACATCGAGATCGCCACCTACCGGAAGCTACTTGAGGGCGAGGAGAGCCG GATCTCCGTGCCAGTCCATTCCTTTGCATCCTTAAGTATAAAGACGACTG TGCCTGAGGTGGAGCCTCCCCAGGAGAGCCACAGCCGGAAGATGGTTCTGATCAAGACCATTGAGACCCGGGATGGGGAG CAGGTGGTGACAGAGTCTCACAAGGAGCAGCACAGTGAGCTGGACAAGTCTTCTACTCACAGCTACTGA
- the PRPH gene encoding peripherin isoform X3 — translation MSHPSGLRSGVSSTYYRRTFGPPPSLSPGALSYSSSSRFSSSRLLGSASPGSSVRLGSFRSPRAAAGALLRLPSERLDFSMAEALNQEFLATRSNEKQELQELNDRFANFIEKVRFLEQQNAALRGELSQARGQEPARADQLCQQELRELRRELELLGRERDRVQVERDGLAEDLAALKQRLEEETRKREDAEHSLVLFRKDVDDATLSRLELERKIESLMDEIEFLKKLHEEELRDLQMSVESQQVQQVEVEATVKPELTAALRDIRAQYESIAAKNLQEAEEWYKSKYADLSDAANRNHEALRQAKQEMNESRRQIQSLTCEVDGLRGTNEALLRQLRELEEQFALEAGGYQAGTARLEEELRQLKEEMARHLREYQELLNVKMALDIEIATYRKLLEGEESRISVPVHSFASLSIKTTVPEVEPPQESHSRKMVLIKTIETRDGEVVTESHKEQHSELDKSSTHSY, via the exons ATGAGCCACCCGTCGGGCCTCCGGTCCGGCGTCAGTTCCACCTACTACCGCCGCACCTTCGGGCCACCGCCCTCGCTGTCCCCGGGGGCCCTCTCCTACTCTTCCAGCTCCCGCTTCTCGAGCAGCCGCCTGCTGGGCTCGGCGTCCCCCGGCTCCTCCGTGCGCCTAGGCAGTTTCCGCAGTCCCCGGGCGGCCGCGGGCGCCCTCCTGCGCCTGCCCTCGGAGCGCCTCGACTTCTCCATGGCCGAGGCCCTCAACCAGGAGTTCCTggccacgcgcagcaacgagAAGCAGGAGCTGCAGGAGCTCAACGACCGCTTCGCCAACTTCATCGAGAAGGTGCGCTTCCTGGAGCAGCAGAACGCGGCCTTGCGCGGGGAGCTGAGCCAGGCCCGGGGCCAGGAGCCGGCGCGCGCCGACCAGCTGTGCCAGCAGGAGCTGCGCGAGCTGCGGAGGGAGCTAGAGCTGCTGGGCCGCGAGCGAGACCGGGTGCAGGTGGAGCGCGACGGGCTGGCGGAGGACCTGGCGGCGCTCAAGCAGAG GCTGGAGGAGGAGACTCGCAAGCGCGAGGATGCGGAGCACAGCCTCGTGCTTTTCCGTAAG GACGTGGACGACGCCACCCTGTCCCGCCTGGAGCTAGAGCGCAAGATTGAGTCTCTGATGGATGAGATTGAGTTCCTCAAGAAGCTGCACGAGGAG GAGCTGAGAGACCTGCAGATGAGCGTGGAGAGCCAGCAGGTGCAGCAGGTCGAGGTGGAGGCGACCGTGAAGCCCGAGCTGACGGCGGCGCTGAGGGACATCCGTGCCCAGTACGAGAGCATCGCAGCGAAGAACCTGCAGGAAGCAGAAGAGTGGTACAAGTCCAAG TACGCGGACCTGTCTGACGCCGCCAACCGGAACCACGAGGCCCTGCGCCAGGCCAAGCAGGAGATGAACGAGTCGCGACGCCAGATCCAGAGCCTGACGTGCGAGGTGGATGGGCTTCGCGGCACG aacGAGGCGCTGCTCAGACAGCTGCGGGAGCTGGAGGAGCAGTTTGCCCTGGAAGCCGGCGGGTACCAGGCGGGCACCGCACGGCTCGAGGAGGAGCTGCGGCAGCTAAAGGAGGAGATGGCGCGACACCTGCGAGAGTACCAGGAGCTCCTCAACGTCAAGATGGCCCTGGACATCGAGATCGCCACCTACCGGAAGCTACTTGAGGGCGAGGAGAGCCG GATCTCCGTGCCAGTCCATTCCTTTGCATCCTTAAGTATAAAGACGACTG TGCCTGAGGTGGAGCCTCCCCAGGAGAGCCACAGCCGGAAGATGGTTCTGATCAAGACCATTGAGACCCGGGATGGGGAG GTGGTGACAGAGTCTCACAAGGAGCAGCACAGTGAGCTGGACAAGTCTTCTACTCACAGCTACTGA
- the PRPH gene encoding peripherin isoform X4, with amino-acid sequence MSHPSGLRSGVSSTYYRRTFGPPPSLSPGALSYSSSSRFSSSRLLGSASPGSSVRLGSFRSPRAAAGALLRLPSERLDFSMAEALNQEFLATRSNEKQELQELNDRFANFIEKVRFLEQQNAALRGELSQARGQEPARADQLCQQELRELRRELELLGRERDRVQVERDGLAEDLAALKQRLEEETRKREDAEHSLVLFRKDVDDATLSRLELERKIESLMDEIEFLKKLHEEELRDLQMSVESQQVQQVEVEATVKPELTAALRDIRAQYESIAAKNLQEAEEWYKSKYADLSDAANRNHEALRQAKQEMNESRRQIQSLTCEVDGLRGTNEALLRQLRELEEQFALEAGGYQAGTARLEEELRQLKEEMARHLREYQELLNVKMALDIEIATYRKLLEGEESRA; translated from the exons ATGAGCCACCCGTCGGGCCTCCGGTCCGGCGTCAGTTCCACCTACTACCGCCGCACCTTCGGGCCACCGCCCTCGCTGTCCCCGGGGGCCCTCTCCTACTCTTCCAGCTCCCGCTTCTCGAGCAGCCGCCTGCTGGGCTCGGCGTCCCCCGGCTCCTCCGTGCGCCTAGGCAGTTTCCGCAGTCCCCGGGCGGCCGCGGGCGCCCTCCTGCGCCTGCCCTCGGAGCGCCTCGACTTCTCCATGGCCGAGGCCCTCAACCAGGAGTTCCTggccacgcgcagcaacgagAAGCAGGAGCTGCAGGAGCTCAACGACCGCTTCGCCAACTTCATCGAGAAGGTGCGCTTCCTGGAGCAGCAGAACGCGGCCTTGCGCGGGGAGCTGAGCCAGGCCCGGGGCCAGGAGCCGGCGCGCGCCGACCAGCTGTGCCAGCAGGAGCTGCGCGAGCTGCGGAGGGAGCTAGAGCTGCTGGGCCGCGAGCGAGACCGGGTGCAGGTGGAGCGCGACGGGCTGGCGGAGGACCTGGCGGCGCTCAAGCAGAG GCTGGAGGAGGAGACTCGCAAGCGCGAGGATGCGGAGCACAGCCTCGTGCTTTTCCGTAAG GACGTGGACGACGCCACCCTGTCCCGCCTGGAGCTAGAGCGCAAGATTGAGTCTCTGATGGATGAGATTGAGTTCCTCAAGAAGCTGCACGAGGAG GAGCTGAGAGACCTGCAGATGAGCGTGGAGAGCCAGCAGGTGCAGCAGGTCGAGGTGGAGGCGACCGTGAAGCCCGAGCTGACGGCGGCGCTGAGGGACATCCGTGCCCAGTACGAGAGCATCGCAGCGAAGAACCTGCAGGAAGCAGAAGAGTGGTACAAGTCCAAG TACGCGGACCTGTCTGACGCCGCCAACCGGAACCACGAGGCCCTGCGCCAGGCCAAGCAGGAGATGAACGAGTCGCGACGCCAGATCCAGAGCCTGACGTGCGAGGTGGATGGGCTTCGCGGCACG aacGAGGCGCTGCTCAGACAGCTGCGGGAGCTGGAGGAGCAGTTTGCCCTGGAAGCCGGCGGGTACCAGGCGGGCACCGCACGGCTCGAGGAGGAGCTGCGGCAGCTAAAGGAGGAGATGGCGCGACACCTGCGAGAGTACCAGGAGCTCCTCAACGTCAAGATGGCCCTGGACATCGAGATCGCCACCTACCGGAAGCTACTTGAGGGCGAGGAGAGCCG TGCCTGA
- the PRPH gene encoding peripherin isoform X1 — protein MSHPSGLRSGVSSTYYRRTFGPPPSLSPGALSYSSSSRFSSSRLLGSASPGSSVRLGSFRSPRAAAGALLRLPSERLDFSMAEALNQEFLATRSNEKQELQELNDRFANFIEKVRFLEQQNAALRGELSQARGQEPARADQLCQQELRELRRELELLGRERDRVQVERDGLAEDLAALKQRLEEETRKREDAEHSLVLFRKDVDDATLSRLELERKIESLMDEIEFLKKLHEEELRDLQMSVESQQVQQVEVEATVKPELTAALRDIRAQYESIAAKNLQEAEEWYKSKYADLSDAANRNHEALRQAKQEMNESRRQIQSLTCEVDGLRGTNEALLRQLRELEEQFALEAGGYQAGTARLEEELRQLKEEMARHLREYQELLNVKMALDIEIATYRKLLEGEESRISVPVHSFASLSIKTTGESFTSDFQLSVPLSISALTGLLLWLCSGIGSLRELLSPGLHSPSLLRLCPSPPLPHLPDGVRA, from the exons ATGAGCCACCCGTCGGGCCTCCGGTCCGGCGTCAGTTCCACCTACTACCGCCGCACCTTCGGGCCACCGCCCTCGCTGTCCCCGGGGGCCCTCTCCTACTCTTCCAGCTCCCGCTTCTCGAGCAGCCGCCTGCTGGGCTCGGCGTCCCCCGGCTCCTCCGTGCGCCTAGGCAGTTTCCGCAGTCCCCGGGCGGCCGCGGGCGCCCTCCTGCGCCTGCCCTCGGAGCGCCTCGACTTCTCCATGGCCGAGGCCCTCAACCAGGAGTTCCTggccacgcgcagcaacgagAAGCAGGAGCTGCAGGAGCTCAACGACCGCTTCGCCAACTTCATCGAGAAGGTGCGCTTCCTGGAGCAGCAGAACGCGGCCTTGCGCGGGGAGCTGAGCCAGGCCCGGGGCCAGGAGCCGGCGCGCGCCGACCAGCTGTGCCAGCAGGAGCTGCGCGAGCTGCGGAGGGAGCTAGAGCTGCTGGGCCGCGAGCGAGACCGGGTGCAGGTGGAGCGCGACGGGCTGGCGGAGGACCTGGCGGCGCTCAAGCAGAG GCTGGAGGAGGAGACTCGCAAGCGCGAGGATGCGGAGCACAGCCTCGTGCTTTTCCGTAAG GACGTGGACGACGCCACCCTGTCCCGCCTGGAGCTAGAGCGCAAGATTGAGTCTCTGATGGATGAGATTGAGTTCCTCAAGAAGCTGCACGAGGAG GAGCTGAGAGACCTGCAGATGAGCGTGGAGAGCCAGCAGGTGCAGCAGGTCGAGGTGGAGGCGACCGTGAAGCCCGAGCTGACGGCGGCGCTGAGGGACATCCGTGCCCAGTACGAGAGCATCGCAGCGAAGAACCTGCAGGAAGCAGAAGAGTGGTACAAGTCCAAG TACGCGGACCTGTCTGACGCCGCCAACCGGAACCACGAGGCCCTGCGCCAGGCCAAGCAGGAGATGAACGAGTCGCGACGCCAGATCCAGAGCCTGACGTGCGAGGTGGATGGGCTTCGCGGCACG aacGAGGCGCTGCTCAGACAGCTGCGGGAGCTGGAGGAGCAGTTTGCCCTGGAAGCCGGCGGGTACCAGGCGGGCACCGCACGGCTCGAGGAGGAGCTGCGGCAGCTAAAGGAGGAGATGGCGCGACACCTGCGAGAGTACCAGGAGCTCCTCAACGTCAAGATGGCCCTGGACATCGAGATCGCCACCTACCGGAAGCTACTTGAGGGCGAGGAGAGCCG GATCTCCGTGCCAGTCCATTCCTTTGCATCCTTAAGTATAAAGACGACTGGTGAGTCTTTCACGTCTGACTTCCAACTGTCTGTCCCCttgtctatttctgccctgacTGGACTCTTACTCTGGCTCTGCTCAGGGATTGGTTCTCTCCGTGAACTTCTGAGTCCTGGTCTACACTCGCCTTCGCTCCTCAGGctctgcccctccccgcccctccctcacctcccagaCGGAGTGAgggcttaa